One segment of Engraulis encrasicolus isolate BLACKSEA-1 chromosome 7, IST_EnEncr_1.0, whole genome shotgun sequence DNA contains the following:
- the LOC134453164 gene encoding dihydrolipoyllysine-residue acetyltransferase component of pyruvate dehydrogenase complex, mitochondrial-like — MSNLSKMLRLIARLGPSVGYRPGVLSASGRLRTPSVSCHPMGLQSRGLHQTRTLCRGNQWKCYGATSRLSILPQLQHESSFRLSKRFYSLPPHQKVELPALSPTMQTGTIARWEKKEGEKINEGELIAEVETDKATVGFEILEECYLAKILVPEGTRDVPIGAVICITVDSADAIPAFKDFTLEKLAALAPSPVGGAPAPPPPPASSAAPPQAPGSSYPPHMKVPLPALSPTMTMGTVQRWEKKVGEKLSEGDLLAEIETDKATIGFEVQEEGYLAKIMIPEGTRDVPLGTPLCIIVENESDIQAFADYVETPAVAAAPPSPAAPAPAPPVPPPAPSPAAPATPAAARGERVFASPLAKKLAADKGIDLAQVAGSGPDGRVTKKDIESFVPAKAAPPPPAATPVAPPAATVAPPPPPAVAAVPTGTFTDIPISNIRRVIAQRLMQSKQTIPHYYLSVDVNMDQILELRKELNTELQSENMKLSVNDFIIKASALACLKVPEANSSWMDTVIRQNHVVDVSVAVSTPNGLITPIVFNAHIKGLASISKDVGSLAAKAREGKLQPHEFQGGTFTISNLGMFGIKNFSAIINPPQACILAVGGSEKRLLPADNEKGFDVANVMSVTLSCDHRVVDGAVGAQWLAEFRKLLERPATMLL; from the exons ATGTCAAATTTAAGTAAGATGTTACGTTTGATAGCAAGGTTGGGGCCGTCTGTCGGTTATCGGCCCGGTGTCCTCTCAGCCTCCGGGCGCCTTCGGACTCCATCTGTATCCTGTCATCCGATGGGACTTCAATCCCGTGGGTTGCATCAAACTCGGACTTTATGTCGTGGAAATCAGTGGAAATGCTATGGTGCTACCAGCAGATTATCAATACTGCCTCAGTTGCAGCATGAAAGCAGTTTCCGACTCAGCAAACGTTTCTACAGTTTACCTCCACATCAAAAG GTGGAACTACCAGCTCTTTCCCCTACTATGCAGACAGGCACCATTGCTCGATGGGAGAAAAAGGAAGGGGAGAAAATCAACGAAGGTGAACTGATTGCTGAG GTTGAAACGGACAAGGCAACTGTGGGGTTTGAGATCCTGGAGGAGTGTTACCTGGCCAAGATCCTGGTGCCTGAGGGTACCAGAGACGTCCCCATCGGTGCTGTCATCTGCATCACTGTGGACAG TGCTGATGCCATCCCTGCCTTCAAAGACTTCACCCTGGAAAAGTTGGCCGCCTTAGCCCCCTCCCCAGTGGGAGGCGCTCctgctcccccacctcctcctgcctcctccgcTGCACCTCCCCAGGCTCCAGGGAGCTCCTACCCTCCCCACATGAAG GTGCCTCTTCCAGCTCTCTCCCCCACCATGACCATGGGGACAGTCCAGCGATGGGAGAAGAAGGTTGGAGAGAAACTCAGCGAGGGAGACCTGCTGGCAGAGATTGAGACAGACAAGGCTACTATTG GTTTTGAAGTGCAAGAGGAGGGCTACTTGGCCAAGATCATGATCCCAGAGGGGACCCGGGACGTGCCCCTGGGGACTCCGCTGTGTATTATCGTGGAGAACGAGAGCGACATCCAGGCCTTTGCTGACTACGTGGAGACGCCAGCAGTAGCTGCAGCGCCTCCATCCCCCGCGGCACCG GCCCCGGCTCCTCCAGTCCCCCCACCAGCCCCCTCACCTGCAGCCCCTGCCACCCCAGCTGCAGCCAGGGGAGAGCGGGTCTTCGCCAGCCCCCTGGCCAAGAAGCTGGCTGCCGACAAGGGCATTGACCTCGCACAGGTTGCTG GTTCAGGACCAGATGGCAGAGTCACCAAGAAGGACATTGAGAGCTTTGTTCCAGCCAAAGCTGCTCCT CCTCCGCCTGCCGCCACTCCTGTAGCTCCGCCTGCAGCTACTGTGGCCCCGCCTCCTCCCCCGGCCGTGGCTGCTGTACCCACCGGCACCTTCACAGACATCCCCATCAGCAACATCCGCAGG GTTATTGCCCAGAGGTTGATGCAGTCCAAGCAGACCATCCCACACTACTACTTGTCAGTCGACGTTAACATGGACCAAATTTTGGAACTCCGGAAGGAACTTAATACG GAACTGCAATCTGAGAACATGAAGCTGTCAGTGAATGACTTCATCATCAAGGCCTCCGCTCTGGCCTGCCTGAAGGTTCCCGAGGCTAACTCCTCCTGGATGGATACGGTCATTCGCCA GAACCACGTGGTGGATGTCAGTGTAGCAGTAAGCACTCCAAACGGCCTGATCACTCCCATTGTCTTCAATGCCCACATTAAAGGCCTGGCGTCCATCAGCAAAGACGTGGGTTCGCTGGCAGCTAAGGCCCGCGAGGGTAAACTGCAGCCTCATGAGTTTCAG GGTGGAACGTTCACCATTTCCAATCTGGGGATGTTTGGCATCAAGAACTTCTCTGCCATCATCAACCCTCCCCAGGCCTGTATCCTGGCTGTCGGGGGCTCAGAAAAGAGGCTTCTGCCAGCAGACAATGAGAAGGG GTTTGATGTGGCCAACGTGATGTCTGTCACCCTGAGCTGTGACCACCGTGTGGTGGACGGTGCGGTGGGGGCCCAGTGGCTGGCAGAGTTCCGCAAACTCCTGGAGAGGCCGGCCACCATGCTGCTGTAA
- the chek1 gene encoding serine/threonine-protein kinase Chk1, which produces MSVPFVQDWDVVQDLGEGAYGVVRLLMNRKTDEAVAVKILDSETNSDCLEVVKKEVCIHKMLTHGNIVRFFGHRKESNLQYIFLEYCSGGALFDRIEPDLGMPEKDAHRFFQELISGVEYLHGLGITHRDIKPENLLLDDKDSLKIADFGLATVFRHRGRERLLGRACGSLPYIAPEVMSRTQFKAQPADTWSCGIVLTTMLTGELPWDQPTDNCQEYADWLQTKTYLNPWKKIDALPLCLLTKILLHDPKKRLTIPEVKKHPWFCKKFRSGVSQSPNKILDIRLGRTYSDDRTHVSSSQPEPQDLWELTGAVNYGEGALVSFSQPVCPDHMLLGSQLLGTPGASQNPWQRLVKRMTRITTALSPEEAGKDLKAVCISLGHTWKLTCTNQVTVTTNDRRNNKLIYKVYFLDVDEGTLVDFRLSRGDGLEFKRYFVKIKEKFSQIQKQKLAAC; this is translated from the exons ATGTCTGTGCCCTTTGTCCAAGACTGGGATGTGGTGCAGGACCTTGGAGAGGGAGCATATGGAGT GGTGCGGTTGCTGATGAACAGAAAGACAGATGAGGCCGTAGCAGTGAAAATCCTCGACTCAGAAACCAACTCAGACTGCCTGGAGGTGGTGAAGAAGGAAGTTTGCATTCATAAGATGTTGACACACGGCAACATAGTGCGCTTCTTTGGTCATCGAAAAGAGAGCAACTTACAGTACATATTTCTGGAGTACTGTAGTGGGGGAGCGCTGTTTGATCGCATTG AGCCTGACCTGGGAATGCCAGAGAAGGATGCCCATCGATTTTTCCAGGAGTTGATCTCCGGTGTG GAGTACCTCCATGGACTTGGAATCACGCATCGCGACATTAAACCAGAAAATTTATTGTTGGATGACAAAG ACTCGTTAAAGATTGCAGATTTTGGTTTAGCGACGGTCTTCCGGCATCGAGGGCGGGAGAGGTTACTGGGGAGGGCGTGCGGCAGCCTACCCTACATCGCTCCAGAGGTCATGTCAAGGACACAGTTTAAAGCCCAGCCCGCAGACACCTGGTCATGTGGCATCGTCCTCACCACTATGTTAACAGGAG AATTACCATGGGATCAGCCCACGGATAACTGCCAGGAGTATGCTGACTGGCTTCAGACTAAGACCTACCTCAACCCGTGGAAGAAGATTGATGCCCTGCCCCTAT GTCTCCTCACCaaaatcctcctccatgaccctaAAAAGAGATTAACAATCCCCGAAGTGAAGAAACATCCCTGGTTCTGCAAGAAGTTCCGCTCAG GAGTCAGTCAATCACCCAACAAAATACTGGATATCCGCCTTGGACGAACGTACAG TGATGACCGAACACATGTCTCCAGCTCACAGCCAGAGCCGCAGGATCTGTGGGAGCTGACTGGGGCTGTAAACTACGGTGAAGGGGCGCTGGTCAGCTTCTCCCAGCCAGTGTGCCCAGACCACATGCTGCTGGGAAGTCAACTGCTGGGCACACCGGGTGCCAGCCAG AACCCGTGGCAGAGACTGGTGAAGAGGATGACGAGGATCACTACTGCCCTGTCTCCTGAGGAGGCCGGCAAGGACCTGAAGGCCGTCTGCATATCCCTGGGCCACACCTGGAAGTTGACATGCACCAACCAG GTGACTGTGACTACGAATGACCGTCGTAACAACAAGCTCATCTACAAGGTCTACTTCCTGGATGTGGACGAAGGAACCCTGGTGGACTTCAGGCTTTCAAGG GGTGATGGGCTTGAGTTCAAGAGGTACTTTGTGAAAATCAAAGAGAAGTTTTCCCAAATTCAGAAGCAGAAGCTTGCTGCCTGCTGA